The genomic interval GGGAGTTCCTCGACGCGTTCCTCGACGAGCACGACGTGGTGGAGTTCCTCATCGCCGAGACACCGGCTGAGGAAGTCGCACACGGCTGGGCGCCCGCACCCGAAGAACTCCCAGACGACTTCACCGCGAACCCCGAGGGCGATCGAACACGGGCGTACGCGCGGATCGCGATTAACGGCCGGTTCAACGAGCACCTCGGCGGCTTCGACACCGAACTCGCGGACGGAGACCGCGTCGCGCTGATGTACCCGTTCATGTACTGCTGCTGATCGTATCGCGCGTCCGGAGTTCCCGGTACAACCGTACCGACCTCCACGATGATGTACCTAACCCGGAGAGACTGACTACGTCGTTTACAGCTGATTCCCCCGGTCGGAGCTCGTCGCCCGGCGTCGGCGGGGTCGGCTCTGCTGAATTCCTCAGAAGGCGACAGATTTCGACCCGGATGTGGTCGGTACGGAGGGGACGCGTATTCGTTGCTAACGTTTGTACACCAACCAATATGACAGTGGGAGTGTCACCGCGAGGACCACCAACGTCCCGATAATTTGGTTGTAGACATCTGGGGGAGATACCTGCGCAGCGATAGCGAACCCCAGAATGATCAGAAGAGACTCGTAGATCACGAACCGAGAACGACGTGACAAGTTCATACTGTTGATGTATGCGATCTCACGGATAAACTGTGTCAAACCTACTGGATTTTTGCGACCGGCAGTTTCAGCCCATTTCGTGCCCGAAGAATCGTATTTCAACAGAGTCGGGGAGGGAGACCTTTTGAGAAAGGGCTTTAGTCGATGATCGAAACACATAGGTATGCATATTCTCTGCGTCGATGACGACGCGAATTTCTTGGATCTCACGACAACATTTTTACAACGTAACCTTCCTGCGGCAACGATACACACTGCCACCCGCGTCGGAGACGCACAGACGCTCATCGAAACAGAGCCGATCGTGTGCGTCGTGAGTGATTACGAGATGCCGGACCAGAACGGGCTGGAGTTCTTACAGTCCGTCCGTGAGACGCATGCGGAGCTGCCGTTTATTCTCTTCACTGGAAAGGGCTCAGAAGAGATCGCCAGCGACGCCATCTCTGTCGGAGTAACTGATTACCTCCAGAAACGTGGCCCCGAACAGTACGAGCGGCTTGCCGAGCGCATTCGTCATGCGGTTACCGAGTACCAAACCCAGCACGAACTTCAAGAACGAGTGAAGGAACTCACTGCGATTCAAACCATTAGCGATCTACTCACCGCCAGTGACGATCAGTCGGACGAGCAACTCCAGCAAATCGCAACCTACCTTCCAAAGGCGCTGCAGTTCCCTGAGGCGGCAGTTTCTTCGATCTCCCTCGATGAGACTGAATTCAGGTCTCCCGAGTACGAAGCACCGGTGGATCAACTCACCGTCCAAGACGTGACCACCGCTGGCAACGAACTCGAACTTACGATCGGCTACACGGATCACTCCGTGGCTGAGACCGACGGTGACGCGTTTCTGCCTGAAGAACGTGAGCTACTCACAACGATTCTGCAGCTCATCACGGGGTACCTTGACCGCAAACACGTCCTCTCGGATCTCCAAGAGGCGGACCGCCGTCTCAACCTCATTCTCAACAATACGACTGCAGTGATGTATCTGAAAGATACTGATGGGCGATACGTGTTCGTGAATGCCGAATACGAGCGCTTAGTAGACGCGGACAACACGGAGATCGTTGGAAGCAGTGATGAGGACATTCACCCACCGGACGTCGCTGCGGCTGTCCAAGCGAACGACCGCCGCGTCGTTGAGACGGGCGAACCGATCGAGGTCGAAGAGCGACTCACGGTGAACGGTGCTGAGCGAACGTATCTCTCATTAAAAGTTCCCGCACTGGGTGGCGCTGGCAACGTGGAAGGCGTGTTCGGCGTGTCTACAGAAATAACACAGCGAAAAGAACGCGAACGGCAACTCGAAGCGCTCAACCGGGAGATCTCACAGTTCTTGTCTGCCGAGACGGCTGAGGACGTCGCCGAACGAGGGGTCGTCGCCGCTCGTGAGATATTGGACTTACAGGCGAACTCCATCCATTTGTACGACGCCGAAACCGATGAGTTGGTGCCTGCTGCGTACACTGATGCTGTGCTGGAGCTTATCGGTACCCCCCCGTCGTTTCATGACGGAGAGAGTATCGCGTGGCGGGTGTTCGAGGACGGAACTGCAACGGCGATCGATGATGTCCAGACTGACCCGGATATCTATAACCCGGAGACGCCGATCCGCAGCGAGTTGCATCTCCCGCTGGGCGAGTACGGGACGCTGCTAGCCGGATCACCAACCCCCTCGCAGTTCGATTCACAAGACGTCGTGATCGGTGAACTACTCGCTACGCATCTAACCACTGCGCTTTCAAAAGTCAATACCGAGCAAGCGTTACGGGAGCGAGAAGCGGAGTTAGAGTCTCAAAATGAGCGGCTTGAACAGTTCGCCAGTATGGTTTCACACGATCTTCGCAATCCGCTCTCAGTCGCGTCCGGGCATCTCGAACGCTATCAGCAAACCGGCGAGGAATCACACCTCGACACGATCGACACCTCCCTTACTCGAATCCAGGAACTCATCACTGACCTCACGACGCTCGCACGTCACGGCATCCCTGACGAAAACCACGAGCCGGTTTCGGTCGCTGAGGTGGCCCACGACGCATGGGAACTGGTCGACACACGGTCGGCAACCCTGTCGACGGATCCGTGTACAGTGAATGGAGACGAAAGCCAGATCTTGGCACTCTTCGAGAATCTCTTCCGGAACGCGGTCGGGCACGGCGGCGACGACGTCACTGTTCGCGTCGGGCCACTTGAGGACGGCTTCTACGTCGAAGACACCGGCGACGGTATTCCGGCTGACGAACGTGACTCCGTGTTCGAGCACGGCTACACGACAGGCTACAGCGGGAGCGGTATCGGCCTCACGATTGTCTCTCGCATCGCCCAAGGTCACGATTGGGACGTTACCCTCACAGACAGCACTGAAGGCGGTGCACGCTTTGAGTTCCGAGAGACAGGGTCAGCAGAACCTGCCGATTGTTGACTCGCAACAGCAGCTATTGTCCGATGTGGAGGCTTTCAACGGAGCTCACGAACTGCGACCGAATCAGTTCCTCTGGTGGATACTTCGAGACAACCTCTCTCGTTCCGAAGGACGAGGGGGCGGTACCCCCGACAACGCATCCACCTACGACACCCTCGCTGTGGATGTAACACACCACAGCTCGTTATCGTACGTGTGCCCACGCCGACTTGCTGCCAAGACGGATTTGATCATCCCTTGCAACACACGGTTCGAAAGAGCGGTCGAAACATGTTCGCCAGCGTCCCCGAGGAGCCGGAACCGCGGACGGACTAACCCGGCTGACGGGAGTATCGCCGACCGGCATGAAGGTAACCAGACGAACCCTGGCGAAGGCGCTCGTCGTGGCCTTCGTCGTGAACCTCGTCGTGATGGGCGCCGGCGCCGCGTTGGCCTACGAGGAGGCGCCGCCCATCCCCGACCGGATCGTCGGGCCGGACGGGGAGACGATCGCCACGGGCGACGACGTACAGGCCGGCAAGGCGGCGTTCCAGCGTGACGGGCTCATGAATCACGGGTCGATCCTGGGCAACGGGGCGTACTTCGGCCCCGACTACACCGCCGACGCGCTCGACCTGAAGACCGAGGCGATGCGCGAGTACTACGCCGAGAAGCGCTATGGCGACGCGTACGACGACCTCTCAGAGGCGGAGCGCGCCGCCGTCGACGCGCGCGTGAAGTCCGACCTCGACGACGGATCGCCCGGCGACGGCGTCATCGAGTACTCCGCCGCGGAGGCGTACGCCCACGAGCAGGTCCGTGAGACGTACGTCGAGCGCTACCACGAGGGCTCCGACGCGCGCGGCGTTCCGGTGGACATGATCGACTCGGAGGAGGACGCGCGGCGCTTCGCGGACTTCGCGCTGTGGACCGCGTGGTTCTCACACACCGATCGGCCGGGCGCGGAACACAGCTACACGAACGACTGGCCGCCCGCCCCCGCCGCCGGAAACACCCCCGGCGCGTCCGCGATGACGTGGAGCGTTATCGCGATGGTGCTGCTCGTCGCGGGCGCCGGCGTCGGCATCTGGCTGTACTCGTCGATCGATCTCCCCGAGCCGTCGGCCGAGGGCGTCGACGTGCCCCACCCTGACGACATCGACCTCCTCCCGAGTCAGTCGGCCGCGCTGTGGTTCGTTCCCGTCGCGGCGCTGCTGTTCCTCGCGCAGACGCTGCTCGGGGGACTGCTCGCCCACTACTACATCGAGCGACACGCGTTCTTCGGGCTGGAGACGATACCCGGGTTGGGCGTCGACGTCCTCCAGGTGCTGCCGTTCGCGATGGCGAAGACGTGGCACATCGACCTTGGGATCCTCTGGATCGCCACGCTGTGGCTCGGCGCGGGGCTGTTCCTCCCGCCGCTACTCACCGGATACGAGCCCGATAACCAAGCGCAGTACGTGAAGGGACTACTCGTCGCGCTCGTCGTCGTCGTGGTCGGCGGACTCTCGGGCATTTGGCTCGGCGCCCACGGTTACTTCGACGGCGACCTGTGGTGGATCCTCGGCAACGAGGGACTGGAGTACTTGGAAGTCGGGAAGCTCTGGCAGGCCGGCCTGCTCGCCGGCTTCATTGGGTGGGCCGCGCTCGCCGCGCGCGGACTGAAGCCGCTGTTGAAGCGGGAGACGCCGTACGGGCTCGCGCACATGATCCTCTATGCGGGCGGATCCATCGCGCTGCTGTTCACCGCGGGGTTCATGTTCACGCCGCAGACGAACATCGCGGTGACGGAGTTCTGGCGCTGGTGGGTCGTCCACATGTGGGTCGAGGGCGCCTTCGAGTTCTTCATCGTCGCCGTCGTCGCGATGACGCTGGTGTCGATGAACCTCCTGCGGCGACGCTCGGCGGAGAAGGCGGTCTTGCTGGAGGCGCTACTCGTGATGGGTACGGGTGTCATCGGCGTCAGCCACCACTACTGGTGGATCGGGATGCCCGACATCTGGGTGCCCATCGGGAGCGTGTTCTCGACGCTGGAGCTGATCCCGCTCGTCTTCATCCTCTTCGAGGCGATCAACGAGTACCGGGCGCTCGCCGGCAGCGGCGAGTCGTTCCCGTACACGCTGCCGTTCATGTTCATCATCGCCTCCGGCGTGTGGAACTTCGTCGGCGCGGGCGTGCTCGGCTTCTTCATCAACCTCCCGCTGATCAACTACTACGAGCACGGCACCTACCTCACGGTCGGTCACGCCCACGCCGCGATGTTCGGCGCGTTCGGCTTCCTCGCCATCGGCATGGCAACCTACGTCCTCCGGTTCACCGTCTCGGACTGGAGCGGTCGACGCCTCCGGTGGGCGTTCTGGCTGTGGAACGTCGGCCTCGCGCTGATGGTGTTCGTCTCCGTCCTCCCGGTCGGGTTCGTCCAACTGGAGGTGTCGTTCACCGAGGGGTACGACGCCGCGCGCTCGCTGGCGTTCTACAACCGGCCGCTCATCCAGTCGCTGTTCTGGGCGCGGCTCCCCGGCGACACGCTCATCATCCTCGGGACGGCGCTGTTCACCTACGACGTGGCCGCGAAGCTGACCGCGCGCCGCGTCGCCGACGACCCCGAGCGCGTCCCCAGCGGGGCGGTTCGGCCGTTCCTCGAAGACGACGACTAACCGGGAGCCTCCCGGATTCGCTGGTTCTCTTTTACCTCCCACGCGAACCAGTTCGGTCGAGTCCCGCACCGTCGGGAACCACGAACTCGGTTGATGTGGTGTCCACCCATACGTGCAACTGCGAGGTGCCCACTGATGCCCACGACGCGACGCACGACGCTGAAGGCGCTCGGAACCGGTGCGGGCGGGGCTGCCCTCGCCGGGTGTGCGGCCGACGCGCCGACCGACGAACAGACTGAGACTGCGCGGCAGACGACGGAGAAGGCGAGCGGAAAGCCGACGTCGAGCCGCGTCGCGGCCGACCCGACCGATGTCCCGGCGCCGATCGACCGTGACACCTCGGAGACGGTCGAGGTCGACCTGACCGCGAGGGAGGTGCGCGCCGAGATCGAAGACGGCGTCGTCTACGACTACAT from Halobaculum halobium carries:
- a CDS encoding MoaD/ThiS family protein, whose protein sequence is MSAVDAETAERDDERAVTTVEVKGTGRLYDALPAHRFEYTFEGTTLREFLDAFLDEHDVVEFLIAETPAEEVAHGWAPAPEELPDDFTANPEGDRTRAYARIAINGRFNEHLGGFDTELADGDRVALMYPFMYCC
- a CDS encoding DUF7534 family protein, encoding MCFDHRLKPFLKRSPSPTLLKYDSSGTKWAETAGRKNPVGLTQFIREIAYINSMNLSRRSRFVIYESLLIILGFAIAAQVSPPDVYNQIIGTLVVLAVTLPLSYWLVYKR
- a CDS encoding PAS domain-containing protein; its protein translation is MHILCVDDDANFLDLTTTFLQRNLPAATIHTATRVGDAQTLIETEPIVCVVSDYEMPDQNGLEFLQSVRETHAELPFILFTGKGSEEIASDAISVGVTDYLQKRGPEQYERLAERIRHAVTEYQTQHELQERVKELTAIQTISDLLTASDDQSDEQLQQIATYLPKALQFPEAAVSSISLDETEFRSPEYEAPVDQLTVQDVTTAGNELELTIGYTDHSVAETDGDAFLPEERELLTTILQLITGYLDRKHVLSDLQEADRRLNLILNNTTAVMYLKDTDGRYVFVNAEYERLVDADNTEIVGSSDEDIHPPDVAAAVQANDRRVVETGEPIEVEERLTVNGAERTYLSLKVPALGGAGNVEGVFGVSTEITQRKERERQLEALNREISQFLSAETAEDVAERGVVAAREILDLQANSIHLYDAETDELVPAAYTDAVLELIGTPPSFHDGESIAWRVFEDGTATAIDDVQTDPDIYNPETPIRSELHLPLGEYGTLLAGSPTPSQFDSQDVVIGELLATHLTTALSKVNTEQALREREAELESQNERLEQFASMVSHDLRNPLSVASGHLERYQQTGEESHLDTIDTSLTRIQELITDLTTLARHGIPDENHEPVSVAEVAHDAWELVDTRSATLSTDPCTVNGDESQILALFENLFRNAVGHGGDDVTVRVGPLEDGFYVEDTGDGIPADERDSVFEHGYTTGYSGSGIGLTIVSRIAQGHDWDVTLTDSTEGGARFEFRETGSAEPADC
- a CDS encoding nitric-oxide reductase large subunit — protein: MKVTRRTLAKALVVAFVVNLVVMGAGAALAYEEAPPIPDRIVGPDGETIATGDDVQAGKAAFQRDGLMNHGSILGNGAYFGPDYTADALDLKTEAMREYYAEKRYGDAYDDLSEAERAAVDARVKSDLDDGSPGDGVIEYSAAEAYAHEQVRETYVERYHEGSDARGVPVDMIDSEEDARRFADFALWTAWFSHTDRPGAEHSYTNDWPPAPAAGNTPGASAMTWSVIAMVLLVAGAGVGIWLYSSIDLPEPSAEGVDVPHPDDIDLLPSQSAALWFVPVAALLFLAQTLLGGLLAHYYIERHAFFGLETIPGLGVDVLQVLPFAMAKTWHIDLGILWIATLWLGAGLFLPPLLTGYEPDNQAQYVKGLLVALVVVVVGGLSGIWLGAHGYFDGDLWWILGNEGLEYLEVGKLWQAGLLAGFIGWAALAARGLKPLLKRETPYGLAHMILYAGGSIALLFTAGFMFTPQTNIAVTEFWRWWVVHMWVEGAFEFFIVAVVAMTLVSMNLLRRRSAEKAVLLEALLVMGTGVIGVSHHYWWIGMPDIWVPIGSVFSTLELIPLVFILFEAINEYRALAGSGESFPYTLPFMFIIASGVWNFVGAGVLGFFINLPLINYYEHGTYLTVGHAHAAMFGAFGFLAIGMATYVLRFTVSDWSGRRLRWAFWLWNVGLALMVFVSVLPVGFVQLEVSFTEGYDAARSLAFYNRPLIQSLFWARLPGDTLIILGTALFTYDVAAKLTARRVADDPERVPSGAVRPFLEDDD